The following proteins come from a genomic window of Streptomyces sp. NBC_01716:
- a CDS encoding PfkB family carbohydrate kinase: protein MPDTDPSVLSMGEPLIEFNAAAEGALESSTAFHTGFGGDTSNMAIAARRSGASTGYITRVGDDAFGRALAELLRREGVDTTHVVAEPGGATGIYFITRHGDGRHASPTAAPGHRRAA, encoded by the coding sequence ATGCCGGACACCGACCCCTCGGTGCTCTCCATGGGGGAGCCGCTCATCGAATTCAACGCGGCGGCCGAGGGGGCGCTGGAAAGCTCCACCGCCTTCCACACCGGCTTCGGCGGCGACACCTCCAACATGGCGATCGCCGCCCGCCGTTCGGGCGCGAGCACCGGCTACATCACCCGCGTCGGCGACGACGCCTTCGGCCGGGCACTGGCCGAACTGTTGCGCCGGGAGGGCGTCGACACCACCCATGTCGTCGCCGAACCCGGCGGCGCGACCGGCATCTACTTCATCACCCGGCACGGCGACGGCAGGCACGCCTCACCTACCGCCGCGCCGGGTCACCGGCGAGCCGCCTGA
- a CDS encoding VOC family protein has protein sequence MSVLSTNQPEGTPTWMELRTPDRKGALAFYQALFGWEYEPYPTGDAGGTVCLLRGRPVAGIVPDTDRTTAVWTMYFATDDCDDTARRVTETGGRLIEAPADLADHARTAVAVDAVGARFGLWQGRSRPGSEIVNEPDSLVRNDLITPDPGPARAFYTALFGFTLDGNDEVPELDFTFLRRPDGHEIGGIIGSSDVPTSAWGTLFAVSDADAVAERATASGGSSTEPEDTPYARMATVTDPAGAVFSVGKAP, from the coding sequence ATGAGCGTTCTCAGCACCAACCAACCCGAGGGCACCCCCACCTGGATGGAGCTCAGGACCCCCGATCGCAAGGGCGCGCTCGCCTTCTACCAGGCGCTCTTCGGCTGGGAGTACGAGCCGTACCCGACCGGCGACGCCGGAGGCACCGTCTGTCTGCTGCGCGGCCGACCGGTCGCCGGGATCGTCCCGGACACGGACCGGACCACCGCCGTGTGGACCATGTACTTCGCCACCGACGACTGCGACGACACGGCACGCCGGGTCACCGAGACGGGCGGCCGGCTGATCGAGGCACCGGCCGATCTGGCCGACCACGCCCGTACGGCGGTCGCGGTGGACGCGGTCGGCGCCCGGTTCGGGCTCTGGCAGGGCCGCTCCCGGCCCGGCAGCGAGATCGTGAACGAGCCCGACTCGCTGGTCCGCAACGACCTGATCACCCCCGACCCCGGGCCCGCCCGCGCCTTCTACACCGCGCTGTTCGGCTTCACGCTCGACGGCAACGACGAGGTGCCGGAGCTGGACTTCACCTTCCTGCGCCGCCCCGACGGACACGAGATCGGCGGGATCATCGGCAGCTCCGACGTCCCCACGTCCGCCTGGGGGACGCTGTTCGCCGTGTCCGACGCCGACGCCGTGGCGGAGCGCGCCACCGCGTCCGGCGGATCGTCCACCGAACCCGAGGACACCCCGTACGCCCGCATGGCGACCGTCACCGATCCGGCGGGCGCGGTGTTCTCGGTGGGCAAGGCACCGTAG
- a CDS encoding aminotransferase class V-fold PLP-dependent enzyme — MSKNALSRRAILQRSAVAGGVLSLGPLLGGATESLAQSTGGTAATAGQATKDVYGRIGVRPLINARGTYTIISGSLMLPEVRDAIDAAARQYVHLDELADAVGKRLAEITRAEHGLVASGCHAALTHATTACVAGGNPDLHVRLPDLTGFQKTEVIIPAHSRNVYENAVSAVGVKVVEVSTPDELEQAIGPRTALVYIMAGPRVDESELPTDVVAGIAGPRGVPVLVDAAAEILTIPNVHLERGADLVAYSGGKAIRGPQSAGLLLGREDLVRAAWVSSAPHHGIGRGYKVGKEEAMGMLAAVEMWVRRDHDAEYERWESWLKSIARKVSAIGSVKTEVSQPDGLSNRTPSLKITWNEKKLGVSGQTVTDTLYEAEPRIALNASGGEDPSRTGVSITPYMLQPGEEKIIAGALVRILTDPPEPPPAPRPPSVDATGTWTLDIEYLAGSSSAHRLELTQDGAGITGTHTGEYVSRKATGSVSGKTVTVRSTLSESSGDALDFTFTGTLKGDSMSGDLNMGEYLKATWKAERGG, encoded by the coding sequence ATGTCAAAGAATGCTCTTTCCCGTCGTGCAATTCTGCAACGCAGTGCGGTGGCGGGCGGTGTCCTCTCCCTGGGGCCACTGCTCGGCGGCGCGACCGAGTCTCTGGCGCAGTCCACCGGGGGGACGGCGGCAACGGCCGGCCAGGCCACGAAGGACGTCTACGGACGGATCGGCGTACGGCCGCTGATCAACGCACGCGGCACATACACGATCATCAGCGGTTCGCTGATGCTGCCCGAGGTGCGGGACGCGATAGACGCGGCGGCAAGACAGTACGTGCACCTGGACGAACTCGCCGACGCGGTGGGCAAGCGGCTGGCGGAGATCACCCGGGCCGAGCACGGCCTGGTGGCGTCCGGTTGTCATGCTGCGCTCACGCACGCCACCACGGCGTGTGTCGCGGGCGGAAACCCTGATCTGCATGTGCGGCTGCCCGACCTGACGGGCTTCCAGAAGACCGAAGTGATCATCCCCGCGCACTCGCGCAACGTCTACGAGAACGCGGTCAGCGCGGTCGGCGTGAAGGTCGTCGAGGTGTCGACACCCGACGAGCTGGAGCAGGCCATCGGCCCGCGGACCGCGCTGGTCTACATCATGGCGGGGCCGAGGGTCGACGAGAGCGAACTCCCCACGGACGTCGTCGCCGGCATCGCCGGGCCCAGGGGCGTGCCGGTGCTGGTCGACGCCGCCGCCGAGATCCTGACCATCCCCAACGTCCATCTGGAGCGCGGCGCCGACCTGGTCGCCTACAGCGGCGGCAAGGCCATCCGCGGCCCGCAGTCCGCCGGTCTGCTGCTCGGGCGGGAGGATCTCGTACGCGCCGCGTGGGTCAGCAGCGCGCCCCACCACGGCATCGGCCGTGGCTACAAGGTCGGCAAGGAAGAGGCCATGGGGATGCTGGCCGCCGTCGAGATGTGGGTGCGGCGCGACCATGACGCCGAGTACGAGCGGTGGGAGTCCTGGCTGAAGTCCATCGCGCGCAAGGTCTCCGCGATCGGCAGTGTGAAGACGGAGGTCAGCCAGCCGGACGGGCTGTCGAACCGCACGCCGTCGCTCAAGATCACCTGGAACGAGAAGAAGCTCGGCGTGTCTGGCCAGACCGTGACGGACACGCTGTACGAGGCCGAGCCCCGGATCGCGCTCAACGCGTCCGGCGGCGAGGACCCCTCGCGGACGGGCGTGTCGATCACGCCGTACATGCTCCAGCCCGGCGAGGAGAAGATCATCGCGGGCGCGCTGGTCCGGATACTCACCGACCCGCCCGAGCCGCCCCCCGCGCCGCGTCCGCCGTCGGTCGACGCGACCGGCACCTGGACGCTCGACATCGAGTACCTGGCGGGCAGTTCGAGCGCGCACCGGCTGGAACTCACGCAGGACGGGGCAGGGATCACCGGCACCCACACCGGTGAGTACGTGTCCAGGAAGGCGACCGGATCGGTCAGCGGCAAGACGGTGACCGTGCGCAGCACGCTCAGCGAATCGTCGGGTGACGCGCTCGACTTCACGTTCACGGGGACGCTCAAGGGCGACTCGATGAGCGGTGATCTCAACATGGGCGAGTACCTGAAGGCCACGTGGAAGGCCGAGCGCGGCGGCTGA
- a CDS encoding aldo/keto reductase yields the protein MDKRVLGRTGREVSVVGLGTWQLGADWGDVDEADAFAVLDAALESGVTFFDTADVYGDGRSEQLIGRFLKDRPDADVFVATKMGRRAEQRPENYSLDNFRTWNDRSRTNLGVDTLDLVQLHCPPTAVYSTDAVFDALDTLVAEKRTAAYAVSVETCAEALTAIARPGVASVQIILNPFRLKPLEEVLPAAREAGVGIIARVPLASGLLSGKYTKDTVFAADDHRTYNRHGEAFDQGETFSGIEYATGLAAAAEFAGLAPEGATPAQTALRWIVQQPGVSSVIPGARSVGQARANAAAASLPPLPDATLGAVGELYDRRIRAEIHHRW from the coding sequence ATGGACAAGCGCGTACTGGGCAGGACGGGCCGTGAGGTCTCCGTCGTCGGACTGGGCACATGGCAGCTGGGAGCCGACTGGGGTGACGTCGACGAGGCCGACGCCTTCGCCGTCCTCGACGCGGCGCTCGAATCGGGCGTGACCTTCTTCGACACGGCCGACGTGTACGGCGACGGCCGCAGCGAACAGCTCATCGGCCGGTTCCTGAAGGACCGCCCCGACGCCGACGTGTTCGTCGCGACGAAGATGGGCCGCCGGGCCGAGCAGCGTCCCGAGAACTACAGCCTGGACAACTTCCGTACGTGGAACGACCGTTCACGGACCAACCTCGGCGTGGACACCCTGGACCTGGTCCAGCTGCACTGCCCGCCCACGGCCGTCTACTCCACCGACGCCGTCTTCGACGCGCTCGACACCCTGGTCGCCGAGAAGCGGACAGCGGCCTACGCGGTGAGCGTCGAGACCTGCGCCGAGGCGCTCACGGCGATAGCCAGGCCGGGCGTCGCCTCCGTACAGATCATCCTCAACCCCTTCCGGCTCAAGCCGCTCGAAGAGGTGCTGCCCGCCGCCCGGGAGGCGGGCGTCGGCATCATCGCGCGCGTCCCGCTCGCCTCAGGTCTGCTGTCCGGCAAGTACACGAAGGACACGGTCTTCGCCGCCGACGACCACCGCACCTACAACCGGCACGGCGAGGCGTTCGACCAGGGCGAGACCTTCTCCGGCATCGAGTACGCCACGGGCCTCGCCGCCGCCGCCGAGTTCGCGGGCCTGGCCCCCGAGGGCGCCACCCCGGCGCAGACCGCGCTGCGCTGGATCGTCCAGCAGCCCGGCGTCAGCAGCGTCATTCCCGGCGCCCGGTCCGTCGGGCAGGCACGGGCCAACGCCGCCGCGGCCTCTCTTCCGCCGCTGCCGGACGCGACGCTCGGCGCGGTGGGTGAGCTGTACGACCGCCGAATCCGTGCGGAGATCCACCACCGCTGGTAA
- a CDS encoding RidA family protein → MTNRRDFIRKAPVVAAVAATPALAVKATEDRKRHKPEKEIHYPGGGEPPENPLFSPVVSYGDLVFISGIGAHFEGDITAHTEHVLNEVEKYLEAAGSSMDRVLKVNVYLNSLDDYDGMNAVFLGRFGPEPGVRTTIAAQAGIPGDSLVEIDCIAVR, encoded by the coding sequence GTGACGAACCGCAGGGACTTCATCCGCAAGGCTCCGGTGGTGGCCGCCGTGGCCGCGACCCCGGCACTGGCCGTCAAGGCCACCGAGGACCGCAAGCGCCACAAGCCCGAGAAGGAGATCCACTACCCGGGTGGCGGCGAGCCGCCGGAGAACCCGCTGTTCAGCCCGGTCGTCAGCTACGGCGACCTGGTCTTCATCTCGGGCATCGGCGCGCACTTCGAGGGCGACATCACCGCCCACACCGAGCATGTGCTCAACGAGGTGGAGAAGTACCTCGAAGCCGCCGGGTCGTCCATGGACCGGGTGCTCAAGGTCAACGTCTACCTCAACTCCCTCGACGACTACGACGGGATGAACGCGGTCTTCCTCGGCCGCTTCGGTCCCGAGCCCGGCGTCCGCACGACGATCGCCGCGCAGGCCGGTATCCCCGGGGACTCCCTCGTCGAGATCGACTGCATCGCCGTGCGATGA
- a CDS encoding VOC family protein, whose protein sequence is MSGTIQPMVISPAIGRLLAFYQGLLGAVETSRTPDEGAPFFINLRVGDSDLGLVSDADVDLGAAQRMLLSVAVSDVDELLPRVEELGGQVLGAANDMPWGQRVAHIKDPDGNTVNLTQQI, encoded by the coding sequence ATGTCCGGCACGATTCAGCCGATGGTCATCTCGCCCGCGATCGGCCGGCTGCTGGCCTTCTACCAAGGACTGCTCGGCGCCGTGGAGACGTCGCGCACCCCTGACGAAGGAGCGCCGTTCTTCATCAATCTGCGGGTCGGCGACTCCGATCTCGGGCTGGTGTCGGACGCGGACGTCGACCTCGGCGCGGCGCAGCGGATGCTCCTGAGCGTCGCCGTCTCCGACGTGGACGAGCTGCTGCCCCGCGTCGAGGAGCTCGGCGGGCAGGTGCTCGGGGCCGCCAACGACATGCCGTGGGGGCAGCGGGTCGCCCACATCAAGGACCCGGACGGCAACACCGTCAATCTCACGCAGCAGATCTGA
- a CDS encoding RraA family protein, with translation MTSYSEATLEAYRSLATASVADAVEQHGARGYLEGAVHQVVPGSRTLAGPAVTVREVPDPELEPPVHALAAIDESPAGSVVCIDAGAADVAVWGGLMTAGAVARKLAGCVLDGGVRDVTEIRRDFPDFPVYARHAVPATTLGRYRTVSLNEPVVLGGVTVRPGDLIVADRDGVVRVPKDLVGEVLATAQDIENREKEQTALILSSGSLRDGLAKYNRI, from the coding sequence ATGACCAGCTACTCCGAGGCGACCCTTGAGGCCTACAGGTCCCTTGCCACCGCGTCGGTCGCGGACGCCGTCGAACAGCACGGCGCGCGCGGCTATCTCGAAGGAGCTGTCCACCAGGTCGTACCGGGATCGAGGACGCTGGCCGGACCGGCGGTGACGGTCCGGGAGGTGCCCGACCCCGAACTGGAGCCGCCGGTACACGCGTTGGCCGCCATCGACGAGTCCCCGGCCGGCAGCGTCGTGTGCATCGACGCGGGCGCCGCCGACGTCGCCGTGTGGGGCGGGCTGATGACCGCGGGCGCCGTCGCCAGGAAGCTGGCGGGCTGCGTCCTCGACGGCGGGGTGCGCGATGTCACCGAGATCCGCAGGGACTTCCCCGACTTCCCGGTGTACGCCCGGCACGCCGTGCCCGCGACCACACTGGGGCGCTACCGCACGGTTTCGCTCAATGAGCCCGTCGTACTGGGCGGAGTGACCGTACGCCCCGGGGACCTCATCGTCGCCGACCGCGACGGGGTCGTCCGCGTCCCGAAGGACCTCGTCGGCGAAGTCCTCGCCACCGCGCAGGACATCGAGAACCGCGAGAAGGAACAGACCGCGCTGATCCTGTCGTCGGGATCGCTGCGCGACGGCCTCGCCAAGTACAACCGGATCTGA
- a CDS encoding amidohydrolase/deacetylase family metallohydrolase has product MTLRSRAPWAVLPAVLTLVAGASAASSATGRSSDDPAPGPDASASAVTYDLLLRRGHVIDPKNDRDRVMDIAVKDGLIAAVGSKIDPSRAKKTVDIKGKYLAPGFIDMHTHLFRGDQEAYANGVLGLPPDGFTFRAGVTTALDTGSSGAENFELFKKNIVDTSKTRVLAMLNIVGKGMAGGDKEQDLGDMSAEEAAEVAKKYPEIIRGIKTAHYNGPSWEPVERSMKAGEMAGVPAMIDFGSDSPERSIEELLTKRLRPGDIYSHVYSGLRHELGDDGKLNPALQAGRDRGVLFDVGHGGGSFDWNVAMEGKKEGFWPDSISTDLHTDSMNAGMKDMSNVMSKFLTMGQPLKDVIEESTWKPAQALGRKDLGNLSVGSPADIAVFGLEKGRFGYADSFGLRVDGKEKLVTELTVRAGEVVWDLNGRTAKPWTPGAVGDKSNEEHAAP; this is encoded by the coding sequence ATGACACTGAGATCACGGGCCCCCTGGGCCGTACTCCCCGCGGTTCTCACCCTCGTGGCAGGCGCGTCGGCCGCCAGCAGCGCCACCGGCCGGTCATCGGACGACCCGGCACCGGGCCCGGACGCCTCGGCGTCCGCGGTCACCTACGACCTCCTGCTGCGAAGGGGTCATGTCATCGACCCCAAGAACGACCGCGACAGGGTCATGGACATCGCCGTCAAGGACGGCTTGATAGCCGCCGTCGGATCGAAGATCGACCCGTCCCGCGCCAAGAAGACGGTCGACATCAAGGGCAAGTACCTGGCCCCCGGCTTCATTGACATGCACACCCATCTGTTCCGGGGTGACCAGGAGGCCTACGCGAACGGTGTGCTCGGTCTGCCGCCGGACGGATTCACCTTCCGGGCCGGGGTGACCACGGCGCTCGACACCGGTTCGTCCGGCGCCGAGAACTTCGAACTGTTCAAGAAGAACATCGTCGACACCTCCAAGACCCGGGTGCTGGCGATGCTGAACATCGTCGGCAAGGGCATGGCCGGCGGTGACAAGGAGCAGGACCTCGGCGACATGAGTGCGGAGGAGGCCGCCGAGGTCGCCAAGAAGTACCCCGAGATCATCAGGGGTATCAAGACGGCCCACTACAACGGTCCCTCCTGGGAGCCCGTCGAGCGCTCGATGAAGGCCGGCGAGATGGCCGGTGTGCCCGCGATGATCGACTTCGGGTCGGACAGCCCGGAGCGGAGCATCGAGGAACTGCTCACCAAGAGGCTCCGCCCGGGTGACATCTACTCCCACGTCTACTCCGGGCTGCGCCACGAGCTCGGTGACGACGGCAAGCTCAACCCGGCGCTCCAGGCGGGCCGCGACCGCGGCGTCCTCTTCGACGTCGGCCACGGCGGCGGAAGCTTCGACTGGAACGTCGCCATGGAGGGCAAGAAGGAGGGCTTCTGGCCCGACAGCATCTCCACGGACCTGCACACGGACAGCATGAACGCGGGCATGAAGGACATGTCCAACGTCATGTCCAAGTTCCTCACGATGGGCCAGCCGCTCAAGGACGTCATCGAGGAGTCCACCTGGAAGCCCGCGCAGGCGCTGGGCCGCAAGGACCTCGGCAATCTGTCCGTCGGCTCACCGGCCGACATCGCGGTCTTCGGCCTGGAGAAGGGCAGGTTCGGGTACGCGGACAGCTTCGGCCTGCGGGTCGACGGCAAGGAGAAGCTGGTCACCGAGCTGACGGTGCGCGCGGGTGAGGTCGTCTGGGACCTCAACGGCCGGACGGCGAAGCCGTGGACACCGGGCGCCGTGGGTGACAAGAGCAACGAGGAGCACGCGGCCCCGTAA
- a CDS encoding carbohydrate kinase family protein, giving the protein MTQAISPSACDAAFHAMETARAHATLVSYDPNHRPALWPAARARAVVMRSAELADIVLPNLDEGRLLTGAHEPADVLGEFAARGPAIVALKMGAEGVLLFAEGRTTQVPAHPVVPTDATGAGDTFDGAFAARLLDGDSPLEAAHYAVIAAALTTTGHGAVGPIPDRETVHGHAGHLRP; this is encoded by the coding sequence ATCACCCAGGCGATCAGCCCATCCGCCTGCGACGCGGCCTTCCACGCCATGGAGACCGCCCGCGCGCACGCCACGCTCGTCTCGTACGACCCCAACCACCGGCCCGCCCTGTGGCCGGCGGCCCGCGCCCGCGCCGTCGTCATGCGCAGCGCCGAGCTGGCCGACATCGTCCTGCCCAACCTGGACGAGGGCCGGCTCCTCACCGGCGCGCACGAACCCGCCGACGTGCTCGGGGAGTTCGCCGCGCGCGGCCCCGCGATCGTCGCCCTGAAGATGGGCGCCGAGGGAGTGCTGCTCTTCGCGGAGGGACGCACCACCCAAGTGCCGGCCCACCCGGTCGTGCCCACGGACGCGACCGGCGCCGGCGACACCTTCGACGGCGCCTTCGCCGCGCGGCTGCTCGACGGGGACTCCCCGCTGGAGGCGGCACACTACGCGGTGATCGCGGCGGCGCTCACCACGACCGGCCACGGCGCGGTGGGCCCCATCCCGGACCGGGAGACCGTCCACGGCCACGCCGGTCATCTCCGTCCCTGA
- a CDS encoding SGNH/GDSL hydrolase family protein yields MSGAVRRAVRHGLVGVLTLAAILLVPAQVPSATAATGTTAAVPPPPPPAPAPAKSTVTWAASADRMGEAAGDRSYRLIVRTSVGGKGLRVRVSNAFGDRPLVVGSAYAGLRESGARLRPGSNRKLRFDGSASVTLAPGEIRYSDPLPGRVAAMSDLAVSLYVRDAGGPATGHGMALATSYATSGDHAAQERDEAYTERLGSWFYLDAVTVDADRGAGAVVTLGDSITDGWQSTTDKNLRWPDFLARRLDASAGSTVKGVANAGISGNQVLADGAAQSALKRLDRDVLSLPGVRTVFLFEGVNDIKSHSGVTAASLTAGYREIIDRSHAAGLCVVGATVMPFKGWSEWDPEGEAVRAEVNEWIRTSGEVDAVVDFDKVVRSPYDAERILPMFDNGDHLHPNDKGMQAMADSVALKSLECDRDAALSR; encoded by the coding sequence ATGAGCGGGGCCGTACGCCGTGCCGTACGCCACGGTCTCGTCGGAGTCCTGACGCTCGCCGCGATCCTGCTCGTGCCGGCGCAGGTCCCGTCCGCCACGGCGGCCACCGGCACCACCGCCGCCGTCCCGCCCCCGCCCCCGCCCGCGCCCGCGCCCGCGAAGTCCACCGTCACCTGGGCGGCGAGCGCGGACCGGATGGGTGAGGCGGCCGGCGACCGGAGTTACCGGCTGATCGTGCGAACGAGCGTGGGCGGCAAGGGACTTCGTGTCCGGGTCTCCAACGCGTTCGGGGACCGGCCCCTGGTCGTCGGCAGCGCGTACGCCGGGCTCCGCGAGAGCGGCGCCCGGCTGCGTCCCGGCAGCAACAGGAAACTCCGCTTCGACGGGTCGGCGTCCGTGACGCTGGCGCCGGGCGAGATCCGCTACAGCGATCCGCTGCCCGGCAGGGTGGCGGCGATGAGCGATCTGGCCGTCAGTCTGTACGTGCGCGACGCGGGCGGGCCCGCCACAGGGCACGGGATGGCGCTCGCAACGTCGTACGCCACGAGTGGGGACCACGCGGCCCAGGAGCGGGACGAGGCGTACACGGAGCGGCTGGGGTCGTGGTTCTACCTCGACGCGGTCACCGTGGACGCGGACCGCGGGGCGGGCGCCGTCGTGACGCTCGGGGACTCCATCACGGACGGCTGGCAGTCCACCACCGACAAGAACCTGCGCTGGCCCGACTTCCTGGCCCGGCGGCTGGACGCCTCCGCCGGCAGCACCGTCAAGGGGGTGGCGAACGCGGGGATCTCGGGCAACCAGGTCCTGGCGGACGGGGCGGCGCAGAGCGCGCTCAAACGGCTCGACCGTGATGTGCTGTCGCTGCCCGGGGTACGGACGGTGTTCCTGTTCGAGGGCGTCAACGACATCAAGTCGCACAGCGGGGTCACCGCGGCGTCCCTGACGGCGGGCTACCGCGAGATCATCGACCGGTCGCACGCGGCGGGTCTGTGTGTCGTCGGCGCCACCGTCATGCCGTTCAAGGGCTGGTCGGAGTGGGATCCGGAAGGGGAAGCCGTACGTGCCGAGGTGAACGAGTGGATCCGCACCAGCGGGGAGGTCGACGCGGTCGTGGACTTCGACAAGGTGGTGCGCAGCCCGTACGACGCGGAGCGGATCCTGCCCATGTTCGACAACGGCGACCATCTGCATCCCAACGACAAGGGGATGCAGGCGATGGCCGACTCGGTCGCGCTGAAGTCCCTGGAGTGCGACCGCGACGCCGCGCTCAGCCGATGA
- a CDS encoding pyridoxamine 5'-phosphate oxidase family protein, which yields MALSREEREQFLVEPHIASLAVDPGEQDRAPLVVPVWYQYAPGGDIWILTGAGSRKDRLIVAAGRFSLLVERTAPTVRYVSVEGPVTERIPGTRDHIVELASRYLPAGKVDEYVAMSTGEHGDQVVFRMRPQRWLSSDLGAL from the coding sequence GTGGCCCTCAGCAGAGAAGAACGCGAACAGTTCCTCGTCGAGCCGCACATCGCGTCCCTCGCCGTCGACCCAGGCGAGCAGGACCGGGCGCCGCTCGTCGTCCCCGTCTGGTACCAGTACGCGCCGGGCGGCGACATCTGGATCCTGACGGGCGCCGGCTCCCGCAAGGACAGGCTGATCGTGGCGGCGGGCCGCTTCTCGCTCCTGGTCGAGCGGACCGCGCCGACGGTGCGGTACGTCTCCGTCGAGGGCCCGGTGACGGAGCGGATCCCGGGCACCCGTGACCACATCGTGGAGCTGGCGTCCCGCTATCTGCCGGCCGGGAAGGTCGACGAGTATGTCGCCATGTCGACCGGCGAGCACGGCGATCAGGTCGTCTTCCGGATGCGGCCCCAGCGGTGGCTGTCGTCGGACCTCGGCGCGCTGTGA